A single Armatimonadia bacterium DNA region contains:
- a CDS encoding ornithine cyclodeaminase family protein, translating into MTLRYLSRADVESLSLGMDRVIEAVETGFRLKGLGQTQMPPKIAIRPRGAGTFLHAMPAYVGGELDTACVKWVGGADDNYKLGLPTISGLLVVNDPQTMFPLCVMDCGWVTAMRTGAANAVAMKYLGPTDPAEVSVLGCGVQGRGNLLAMATQFPSIQRCRIWDPNDQAADAYLREMSERVAVQIDVVSSPEEAVRGADLIVTAGPSPKEPTPHLHLDWLKPGAMAAPVDYDGAWCPEVMQGVDRLITDDMGQMDYYRQQGYFKTTPMPYADLGEIVAGKKPGREHAEERTMSICMGIAVDDCVTADLVYRLALEKGVGTDLPL; encoded by the coding sequence ATGACCTTGCGTTACCTGTCTCGCGCCGACGTTGAATCGCTGTCCCTGGGCATGGACCGGGTCATCGAAGCCGTTGAGACCGGCTTCCGCCTCAAAGGCCTCGGCCAGACCCAGATGCCACCCAAGATCGCCATCCGTCCACGCGGCGCAGGGACCTTCCTGCACGCCATGCCCGCCTATGTCGGGGGCGAGCTTGACACCGCTTGCGTCAAATGGGTAGGCGGCGCGGATGACAACTACAAGCTTGGTCTGCCGACCATCAGCGGCCTGCTCGTGGTCAACGACCCGCAGACCATGTTCCCACTGTGCGTGATGGACTGCGGCTGGGTGACCGCCATGCGCACCGGTGCGGCCAATGCAGTCGCCATGAAGTACCTGGGGCCGACGGACCCCGCCGAGGTTTCGGTCCTCGGCTGCGGGGTCCAGGGGCGAGGCAACCTCCTCGCCATGGCAACCCAGTTCCCGTCGATCCAGCGCTGCCGGATCTGGGACCCCAACGACCAGGCTGCGGACGCCTACCTCCGCGAGATGTCGGAGCGAGTCGCTGTTCAGATCGACGTGGTCTCCTCGCCCGAGGAGGCCGTGCGTGGCGCCGACCTGATCGTCACGGCCGGTCCGAGTCCCAAGGAGCCGACTCCCCATCTGCACCTCGATTGGCTCAAGCCCGGTGCCATGGCCGCACCGGTGGACTACGATGGTGCCTGGTGCCCTGAGGTAATGCAGGGCGTCGACCGCCTGATCACCGACGACATGGGCCAGATGGACTACTATCGCCAGCAGGGCTACTTCAAGACGACGCCGATGCCCTACGCCGACCTGGGTGAGATCGTGGCCGGCAAGAAGCCGGGACGCGAGCACGCCGAGGAGCGCACCATGTCCATCTGCATGGGCATCGCCGTCGATGACTGCGTCACGGCAGACCTTGTCTACCGTCTCGCCCTGGAGAAGGGCGTCGGCACGGACCTGCCTCTCTGA
- a CDS encoding GAF domain-containing sensor histidine kinase, translating into MASAAEDALRELQLQITLRDRQIAAMSRMAAELSAVTKLAQTVEEALQTSLEVVDARAGSILLHDATKDKLVFRHVVGEKAAELIDVEIDVGQGIAGAVFQSGETRVSEDMSKEREHLRDFTERINFQTVNMVTVPLKSFGGHCIGVLQVLNKSDGHFDGHDVATLEILGAQIASAIEAARLQEEARLAQVVQFIGDISHDVKNMITPVQTSAETLQLIGEDTFSAFDDALGKASCDEAAHNALEGSVQELRDLLPEMLDLVLDGADAVQQRMAEISAAVKGIISQPSFEKAEIAEVAQRAVGFLAHQAEKAEVRLAVESVGQIAPFAIDKKQIYNAIYNLVFNALGACAPGASITLRISAQPEGSFPEGGYCQVDCVDTGSGMPENVRKKLFTDDAISTKPMGTGLGTRIVKNVVDAHQGTIWVESEEGKGTTISFRIPLDLKETKPAES; encoded by the coding sequence ATGGCCAGCGCTGCGGAGGACGCCCTGCGCGAACTGCAGTTGCAGATCACCTTGCGAGACCGACAGATCGCGGCCATGAGCCGTATGGCCGCCGAACTGAGCGCAGTCACCAAGCTCGCTCAGACCGTCGAGGAGGCTCTCCAGACGAGCCTCGAAGTGGTGGACGCCAGGGCCGGCTCCATCCTCCTCCACGACGCCACGAAGGACAAGCTGGTCTTCCGCCACGTGGTGGGCGAGAAGGCGGCGGAGCTCATTGACGTCGAGATCGACGTCGGCCAGGGCATCGCGGGAGCGGTGTTCCAGTCCGGTGAGACACGTGTGAGCGAGGACATGAGCAAGGAGCGCGAGCACCTGCGCGACTTCACCGAGCGCATCAACTTCCAGACCGTCAACATGGTCACGGTGCCCCTCAAGAGCTTCGGCGGCCACTGCATCGGCGTCCTCCAAGTACTCAACAAGTCCGATGGTCACTTCGACGGCCACGACGTGGCGACCCTCGAGATCCTCGGAGCACAGATCGCCTCCGCCATCGAAGCAGCGCGACTCCAGGAGGAAGCACGTCTCGCCCAGGTAGTGCAGTTCATCGGCGACATCAGCCACGACGTCAAGAACATGATCACCCCTGTCCAGACCAGTGCCGAGACGCTCCAGCTGATCGGCGAGGATACCTTCTCCGCCTTCGACGACGCCCTCGGCAAGGCGTCCTGTGACGAAGCCGCCCACAACGCGCTTGAGGGCAGCGTGCAGGAGCTTCGCGACCTGCTGCCCGAGATGCTCGACCTGGTCCTCGACGGAGCCGACGCCGTGCAGCAGCGGATGGCCGAGATCTCCGCTGCCGTCAAGGGCATCATCTCCCAGCCTTCCTTCGAGAAGGCCGAGATTGCCGAGGTCGCCCAGCGTGCCGTCGGATTCCTTGCCCACCAGGCCGAGAAGGCCGAAGTGCGTCTTGCAGTCGAAAGCGTCGGGCAGATCGCGCCCTTCGCCATCGACAAGAAGCAGATCTACAACGCGATCTATAACCTCGTCTTCAACGCGCTCGGCGCCTGTGCCCCGGGAGCCTCCATCACGCTTCGCATCTCGGCACAGCCCGAGGGCAGCTTCCCGGAGGGCGGCTACTGCCAGGTTGACTGCGTCGACACGGGCTCCGGGATGCCTGAAAACGTGCGCAAGAAGCTCTTCACCGACGATGCCATCAGCACCAAGCCCATGGGCACCGGACTCGGAACGCGCATCGTCAAGAACGTGGTGGATGCCCATCAGGGCACCATCTGGGTCGAGAGCGAGGAAGGCAAGGGCACAACGATCAGCTTCCGCATCCCGCTTGACCTGAAGGAGACGAAGCCTGCGGAGAGTTAG